In the Paramisgurnus dabryanus chromosome 5, PD_genome_1.1, whole genome shotgun sequence genome, one interval contains:
- the LOC135774113 gene encoding zona pellucida sperm-binding protein 4-like, which produces MAESWFMRQLLVLFVGIWALCHAVPQRSSLPQSHQASVYQQSGQQSPQMFRFQQKQPQQQQPQQQQKQPQQQQPQQQPKQQQKRPQQQQPQQQQKQPQQQQPQQQQKQPQQQPPVLKTDPLNMCSVADSDQIQCGQPGISGAECEAINCCFNGQQCYYGMSVTVQCIRDGQFVLVVARDVTLPHLSLDSIHLLGGSDPPCAPVGSTPSFAIYQFPVTACGTSMMEENGYVVYENRMTSSYEVGIGPLGSITRDSHFELLFQCRYSATAVQALVVEVNTVPPPPPVAAPGPLRVELRLANGQCVTKGCAEGDEAYTSYYSAAEYPVTKVLREPVYVEVHIMERTDPNIVLMLGHCWATTTPSPLSLPQWDLLVNGCPYQDDRYLTTLVPVAGSSDLPFPTHYKRFIVKMFTFVDPASMAPLQETIFIHCSTAVCHPASGSCEQSCARKRRAVDVVSTSSEGAVVSSRAVTIIMT; this is translated from the exons ATGGCAGAGAGTTGGTTTATGAGGCAGTTGTTGGTGCTGTTTGTGGGGATTTGGGCTTTATGCCATGCTGTTCCACAGCGGAGTAGTTTACCTCAGAGTCATCAAGCTTCAGTCTATCAACAATCTGGACAACAGTCTCCTCAGATGTTTCGGTTTCAGCAGAAGCAGCCGCAGCAGCAGCAACCACAACAGCAACaaaaacaaccacaacagcagCAACCACAACAGCAACCAAAACAGCAGCAAAAACGACCACAACAGCAGCAACCACAGCAGCAACaaaaacaaccacaacagcagCAACCACAGCAGCAACaaaaacaaccacaacaacaGCCACCTGTGCTGAAAACAGATCCTCTTAACATGTGTAGTGTTGCTGATTCTGATCAGATCCAATGTGGACAACCTGGAATCAGTGGTGCTGAGTGTGAAGCTATCAACTGCTGCTTTAATGGACAGCAGTGTTATTATGGGATGTCTG TGACCGTCCAGTGTATCAGAGATGGTCAGTTTGTGTTAGTGGTGGCTAGAGATGTTACACTGCCTCATCTGAGTCTGGATTCGATCCATCTACTGGGTGGAAGTGATCCACCTTGTGCTCCTGTTGGTTCCACACCTTCCTTTGCCATATACCAGTTTCCTGTCACAGCTTGTGGCACGAGCATGATG GAGGAAAACGGCTATGTGGTGTATGAGAACAGAATGACTTCATCCTATGAAGTGGGGATTGGACCTCTTGGTTCCATCACAAGAGACAGCCATTTTGA GCTTCTCTTCCAGTGTAGATATTCTGCCACTGCTGTGCAAGCTCTGGTTGTGGAGGTCAACACCGTTCCTCCTCCTCCACCAGTAGCTGCTCCTGGACCTCTCAGGGTGGAGCTTAGACTGGCAAATGGTCAGTGTGTCACCAAAGGCTGTGCAGAAG GGGACGAGGCGTACACTTCCTACTACAGTGCTGCTGAATATCCAGTCACTAAGGTCCTGCGAGAGCCTGTGTACGTTGAGGTGCACATTATGGAGCGGACCGACCCCAATATTGTCCTGATGTTGGGACATTGTTGGGCAACAACAACCCCGAGTCCACTCAGTCTACCCCAGTGGGACCTTCTAGTTAATGG ATGCCCTTACCAGGATGATCGTTACCTGACCACTCTGGTTCCTGTGGCTGGCTCTTCTGATCTTCCGTTCCCAACCCACTACAAACGCTTTATTGTAAAGATGTTTACATTTGTGGATCCAGCATCAATGGCCCCTCTGCAGGAAACC ATCTTCATTCACTGCAGTACAGCAGTCTGCCATCCTGCTTCTGGCTCCTGTGAGCAGAGCTGTGCCAGGAAAC GTCGAGCAGTTGATGTTGTGTCCACCTCTAGTGAGGGAGCTGTGGTTTCTAGCCGAGCTGTTACTATCATCATGACTTGA